In one Nostoc sp. KVJ3 genomic region, the following are encoded:
- a CDS encoding GGDEF domain-containing protein: protein MNISLLVFGKNNFIATLPDQIRYATAFSVEVMDNLNQVVSRIKTTPPDIILIQASLDGSMELCIWLKEQTKLSWIYCILFEDRSQQLTDRNKGWHRELEMSAAALKQGADAYIWHLIDEKTDYSLAELTANHGLILAQLTVGLRKAQKYRDLIRTNDMLSSIALADSLTELNNRRALEWDLPRQIKRARTEKTSLSLIILDVDHFKKVNDTHGHLVGDRILQVLCQRLRHNLRCQDTAFRYGGEEFVILLANTTDEEALLVARRLNRVVSDEPFALSNKLIINITISIGTASLQTDDDEQGESLLNRADQCLLQAKNTGRNRVIHSSYLSHISHLKAVSS, encoded by the coding sequence ATGAATATTTCTCTTCTGGTCTTTGGAAAAAATAATTTTATCGCCACACTTCCAGATCAGATTCGTTATGCGACTGCCTTTAGTGTAGAAGTTATGGACAATTTAAATCAAGTAGTATCGCGCATTAAAACAACGCCGCCCGATATAATACTTATACAGGCTAGTCTGGATGGCAGTATGGAACTGTGCATTTGGTTGAAAGAGCAGACAAAACTATCCTGGATATACTGTATTCTTTTCGAGGATCGTTCCCAACAGCTTACTGATAGAAATAAGGGTTGGCATAGGGAATTAGAGATGAGTGCTGCGGCCCTAAAGCAAGGAGCCGATGCTTATATTTGGCATCTGATTGATGAAAAAACAGATTATAGCTTGGCAGAGTTAACCGCCAATCATGGATTAATACTTGCTCAATTGACTGTTGGCTTGCGAAAAGCACAAAAATACCGAGATTTGATTCGGACAAATGATATGTTATCTTCGATCGCTTTAGCCGATTCGTTGACAGAATTAAATAATCGTCGTGCGTTAGAATGGGACTTACCCAGGCAAATTAAAAGAGCTAGAACTGAAAAAACTTCCTTGAGTTTGATTATTCTGGATGTAGATCATTTCAAGAAAGTTAACGATACTCACGGGCATTTAGTAGGCGATCGCATTTTACAAGTATTATGTCAGCGTCTGCGACACAATCTGCGCTGTCAAGACACAGCATTTCGCTATGGTGGTGAAGAATTTGTGATTCTTCTGGCTAATACTACTGATGAAGAAGCACTATTAGTAGCCCGTCGTCTTAATCGCGTAGTCAGCGACGAACCATTTGCACTTAGCAATAAACTGATAATTAATATTACTATAAGTATAGGCACAGCAAGTCTGCAAACTGACGATGATGAGCAGGGAGAGAGTTTGCTCAATCGTGCCGATCAATGTCTGTTACAGGCTAAAAATACTGGGCGTAATCGGGTTATTCACTCAAGCTACTTATCTCATATTTCACATTTAAAAGCTGTTTCCTCTTAA
- a CDS encoding ATP-dependent Zn protease, translated as MSQTTLNLVAISIFLMTLSVLVGPFLNLSPAVPALATFTILGIATLDSFSLQGKGGTIFLDWIAGFSSEHRDRIVHHEAGHFLVAYLLGIPVTGYTLSAWEAWKQGQPGQGGVSFDDSELASQLEVGKISAQMLDRYCTVWMAGIAAETLVFNNAEGGSDDKNKLIGVLTILGFSESVYQQKLRFHALQAKTLLQENWSSYEALVNAMRQRTSVEDCHAELGDAINRLS; from the coding sequence ATGAGCCAGACTACTTTAAATTTAGTTGCAATATCTATCTTTCTCATGACCCTATCGGTACTAGTGGGGCCATTCTTGAATTTGTCGCCAGCAGTGCCGGCACTTGCAACCTTCACGATTTTAGGCATAGCTACGTTAGATAGTTTTAGCTTGCAAGGCAAGGGTGGTACTATTTTTTTAGATTGGATTGCTGGTTTTTCTAGCGAACATCGCGATCGCATCGTCCATCACGAAGCAGGGCATTTTTTGGTTGCTTACCTGTTGGGTATTCCCGTTACCGGCTACACACTCAGCGCTTGGGAAGCCTGGAAACAGGGGCAACCTGGGCAAGGTGGCGTTAGCTTTGATGATAGCGAATTAGCATCTCAATTAGAAGTGGGTAAAATCAGTGCCCAAATGCTAGACCGTTACTGTACTGTTTGGATGGCTGGGATTGCTGCTGAAACCCTAGTTTTTAATAATGCTGAGGGTGGATCTGATGATAAAAACAAGCTGATAGGAGTCTTGACAATTTTGGGTTTTTCTGAATCAGTTTATCAACAGAAATTGCGGTTTCATGCCCTCCAAGCAAAAACCCTACTGCAAGAAAATTGGTCTAGCTACGAGGCTTTAGTTAATGCCATGCGACAACGCACTTCGGTAGAAGATTGTCATGCTGAGTTAGGAGACGCGATTAATCGCCTCTCTTAG
- the recQ gene encoding DNA helicase RecQ produces the protein MLQYPHLEQALKYHFGYDRFRPGQRQIIEDALQNRDLMVVMPTGGGKSLCFQLPALLKNGLTVVVSPLIALMQDQVEALRNNNINATFLNSSLNAYQVRSREEAILNGKVKLLYVAPERLLSERFLPFIDLVKEKIGISSFAIDEAHCVSEWGHDFRPEYRQLKSLRKRYPDVPTVALTATATDRVRSDIIQQLGLKQPSIHLASFNRENLYYEVRPKTKYAYAELLELIRESEGSTIIYALTRKKVDELTFKLQNDKVVVLPYHAGLTDEERSSNQTRFIRDDVRVMVATVAFGMGINKPDVRLVVHFDMPRNIESYYQESGRAGRDGEPSRCTIFFSFGDVKTIEWSIDQKTDPQEQLIAKQQLRQMIDYAEGTDCRRTIQLGYFGERFPGNCGNCDNCRHPKPMQDWTVEAMKFLSCVARCKERFGMLHIIDVLRGAKKDKILQYEHDKLSTYGIGKDRTLDEWRMLGRSLLHQGLIEQTSDGYSVLKLNAHSWEVMRKQRTVSLAVTTVQKITWEQGSEKAEEAEVLLQKLRSLRKQLADEQSVPPYVIFHDSTLKLMVQVQPQNLGEFAKLSGVGSHKLAQYGEKFITEICAYRQEKGLQNKSAKNNYISSPNSSSYTELQTLQLHQQGLNIAQIAQKRNLSPATVSNHLEKLIEKNQPVDLNQLIPLEHQQKIWQVLEVLGDISLTPIKEQLGESYSFDEIRLVRSKWRRENRK, from the coding sequence ATGCTTCAGTATCCCCATCTCGAACAAGCGCTAAAATATCACTTCGGTTATGACAGATTCCGCCCCGGACAACGGCAAATTATCGAAGATGCGCTGCAAAATCGAGATTTAATGGTTGTGATGCCGACTGGTGGGGGAAAATCTTTGTGTTTTCAGCTACCAGCGTTGTTAAAAAATGGACTAACTGTGGTAGTGTCGCCGTTAATTGCTTTGATGCAAGACCAAGTAGAAGCACTGCGAAATAATAATATTAACGCCACATTTCTCAATAGCAGTTTGAATGCTTATCAAGTGCGATCGCGCGAAGAAGCCATCCTCAACGGGAAAGTAAAATTACTATACGTCGCCCCTGAACGTCTCCTCAGTGAAAGGTTTCTCCCATTTATCGATTTAGTTAAAGAAAAAATCGGTATTTCTAGCTTTGCTATTGATGAAGCGCACTGCGTTTCGGAATGGGGACACGATTTCCGTCCAGAATATCGCCAGTTAAAATCTCTGCGGAAACGCTATCCTGATGTTCCTACCGTAGCCCTCACCGCTACAGCAACCGATCGCGTCCGTAGTGATATCATTCAACAACTAGGACTAAAGCAACCAAGCATCCATCTTGCTAGTTTTAACCGGGAAAATCTTTATTACGAAGTTCGTCCTAAAACTAAATATGCTTACGCTGAGTTATTAGAACTAATTCGCGAAAGTGAAGGTTCGACAATTATTTATGCTTTAACGCGGAAAAAAGTTGATGAACTAACTTTTAAATTGCAAAATGATAAAGTTGTTGTTCTGCCTTATCACGCCGGATTAACTGATGAGGAACGTAGTAGTAATCAAACGCGATTTATTCGAGATGATGTCCGGGTGATGGTGGCAACAGTCGCCTTTGGCATGGGAATTAATAAACCCGATGTGCGGCTGGTAGTTCACTTTGATATGCCCAGAAATATAGAAAGTTATTATCAAGAATCGGGTAGGGCAGGTAGAGACGGAGAACCATCTCGGTGTACAATATTTTTCAGCTTTGGTGATGTTAAAACAATTGAATGGAGTATCGATCAAAAAACTGACCCTCAAGAACAGTTGATTGCTAAACAACAACTGCGGCAGATGATCGATTACGCTGAAGGCACTGATTGTCGGCGAACAATTCAACTGGGTTATTTTGGAGAAAGATTTCCTGGGAATTGCGGTAACTGTGACAATTGTCGTCATCCCAAACCCATGCAAGATTGGACAGTTGAAGCCATGAAGTTTTTATCTTGTGTGGCGCGTTGCAAAGAAAGATTTGGGATGCTACACATAATCGATGTGTTGCGGGGGGCAAAAAAAGACAAAATTCTCCAGTACGAACACGATAAACTTTCCACCTACGGTATTGGCAAAGATAGAACTCTAGATGAATGGCGAATGTTGGGGCGATCGCTTTTACATCAAGGGTTAATAGAACAAACTAGCGATGGTTACTCAGTTTTGAAACTCAACGCCCACAGTTGGGAAGTAATGCGAAAACAACGTACAGTTTCGCTAGCTGTAACCACAGTCCAAAAAATTACCTGGGAACAGGGGAGTGAAAAAGCAGAAGAAGCAGAAGTATTATTGCAGAAGTTGCGATCGCTACGGAAACAATTAGCTGACGAACAATCTGTACCACCTTACGTCATCTTCCACGATTCCACTTTAAAATTGATGGTACAGGTGCAACCCCAAAACTTAGGTGAATTTGCCAAACTTTCTGGTGTAGGTAGTCACAAACTCGCTCAATATGGCGAAAAGTTTATTACAGAAATCTGTGCCTACCGTCAAGAAAAAGGTTTGCAAAATAAATCGGCTAAGAATAATTATATATCCTCTCCTAACTCATCTTCTTACACTGAATTACAGACATTACAATTACATCAACAAGGTTTAAATATCGCTCAAATTGCCCAAAAACGCAACCTTAGTCCGGCAACAGTTAGCAATCATCTAGAAAAACTAATTGAGAAAAATCAGCCAGTTGATTTAAATCAATTAATACCTCTAGAACATCAACAAAAAATTTGGCAAGTTTTAGAAGTACTCGGTGATATTTCCCTCACTCCCATCAAAGAACAGCTAGGTGAAAGCTACTCTTTTGATGAAATTCGTTTAGTACGGAGTAAGTGGCGGCGGGAAAATCGCAAGTGA
- a CDS encoding type II toxin-antitoxin system HicA family toxin has protein sequence MSNFPSVKAKEFIKVIENLGFYLDRQKGNHAIYYVVILIELLPPLIPPMYWLPCIHKSNYPP, from the coding sequence ATGAGCAATTTTCCCAGTGTCAAAGCTAAAGAATTTATCAAAGTCATCGAAAATTTAGGTTTTTATCTTGACCGTCAAAAGGGGAATCATGCTATTTACTATGTTGTGATTTTAATCGAATTGTTACCCCCCTTAATCCCCCCGATGTATTGGCTACCGTGTATACACAAGTCGAATTACCCCCCTTAA
- a CDS encoding helix-turn-helix domain-containing protein, with translation MIPTFSQQADTDLLIQYQPKPIKTEQEYNRALTAVEGMMSGELTEAENAIFELLVLLIENYEERHFSMGESKPVATLESLMHEFDVEPNSLAGVFGTVDIVREVVNGQRKINQSQAESLAKFFNDHYSGLSITAFDFI, from the coding sequence ATGATCCCTACTTTTAGTCAACAAGCTGATACTGACTTACTGATTCAGTATCAGCCTAAGCCAATTAAAACAGAACAGGAATATAACAGAGCCTTAACAGCAGTAGAGGGGATGATGTCTGGCGAGTTGACAGAGGCAGAAAATGCAATTTTTGAGTTGTTGGTTCTTCTAATTGAGAATTACGAAGAACGTCATTTTTCGATGGGTGAATCAAAACCTGTGGCTACTTTGGAATCCCTTATGCATGAGTTTGATGTGGAACCAAATTCTTTAGCCGGGGTTTTTGGAACTGTTGACATTGTTAGGGAAGTGGTTAATGGTCAACGGAAAATTAACCAATCTCAAGCAGAGTCACTAGCTAAGTTTTTTAATGACCATTATTCTGGACTTTCTATAACGGCTTTTGATTTTATTTAA
- a CDS encoding ribbon-helix-helix protein, CopG family, with protein sequence MTIRIDIRLPEQELEILKTYCQEQDRTQTEVIREFIRSLRKKTKNQ encoded by the coding sequence ATGACTATTCGCATAGATATCAGGCTTCCAGAACAAGAACTAGAGATATTAAAAACCTACTGCCAAGAACAAGATAGAACTCAAACAGAGGTAATCCGTGAATTTATTCGTAGCCTTAGAAAGAAAACCAAAAATCAATGA
- a CDS encoding RNA-guided endonuclease InsQ/TnpB family protein produces MLYNSSMLLTYQFKLNPTPEQVVILESWGELLRRHWNYALGERLNWLRRTRSQIDRCSLVSEPIGKIPDKADYYTQASNLKQTKELFPDYKNIYADCQQQNLMRLDKAWKRWLTPDKKGKRGGRPRFKKRGDISSFTFPRVNSPKAGAHLTGNILKLSKIGEIEVILHRPIPDGFEIKQATILVKADGWYCSFSLEDKTVPDTLSIDEITTVTGIDVGLEKFLTTADGQSIEVPQYYRSSQSKLARQQRKLARKVKGSNNHSKQSNKVAKLHLHVARQRKEFHYHVAHWLVNSYDLIVFETLNIRGLARTRLAKSILDVAWGTFLEIMQAVAVKRGKLTLGVDPRGTSINCSSCGERVEKTMAVRVHSCSCGLVIDRDWNAALNLLKRGSVGLPIPGCGGLGDTQPTKQQVSFVNLRCSR; encoded by the coding sequence ATGCTGTACAATAGTTCTATGCTACTAACTTATCAGTTCAAACTCAACCCTACTCCCGAACAAGTTGTCATTCTTGAATCTTGGGGCGAGTTGCTGCGTCGCCATTGGAACTACGCACTAGGGGAAAGGTTGAACTGGCTAAGACGTACAAGATCGCAGATTGACCGATGTAGCTTAGTTTCTGAACCAATTGGAAAGATACCAGATAAAGCAGATTACTATACACAAGCAAGCAACCTCAAGCAAACCAAAGAGCTATTCCCCGATTACAAAAACATTTATGCCGACTGCCAACAACAAAATTTAATGCGGTTGGACAAGGCGTGGAAACGATGGTTAACACCTGACAAAAAAGGCAAGCGAGGAGGAAGACCACGTTTTAAAAAGCGTGGTGATATAAGTTCGTTTACATTCCCCCGTGTTAATTCACCCAAAGCTGGCGCACACCTAACAGGTAATATTCTCAAATTATCCAAGATTGGTGAGATTGAGGTTATCTTACATCGACCAATTCCAGACGGTTTTGAGATTAAACAGGCGACGATTCTTGTTAAAGCTGATGGATGGTATTGTAGTTTTTCTTTAGAAGACAAGACTGTTCCCGATACTTTATCTATTGATGAAATCACAACTGTTACTGGCATAGATGTAGGTTTAGAAAAGTTTTTAACCACTGCTGATGGACAAAGTATTGAAGTGCCGCAGTATTATCGTTCGTCACAATCAAAATTAGCCCGTCAACAGCGCAAACTTGCACGTAAAGTCAAAGGGTCTAACAATCACAGCAAGCAATCCAATAAAGTTGCAAAGCTTCATTTGCACGTTGCTCGGCAAAGAAAAGAGTTTCATTATCATGTAGCTCATTGGTTAGTTAACTCATACGATTTGATTGTTTTTGAAACCTTGAACATTAGAGGATTAGCTAGAACACGATTAGCTAAGTCAATACTAGATGTTGCGTGGGGTACGTTCCTGGAAATCATGCAAGCAGTAGCGGTAAAACGCGGCAAGCTGACACTTGGAGTTGACCCTAGAGGCACGAGTATTAATTGTTCGAGTTGTGGTGAAAGAGTTGAAAAAACAATGGCCGTCCGTGTTCATAGTTGTTCTTGTGGATTGGTCATTGACCGCGACTGGAACGCCGCATTGAATCTTTTGAAACGTGGATCGGTTGGACTACCGATTCCTGGCTGTGGAGGCTTAGGGGATACCCA